ATAGCGCGGTACCGATTGCGCCTGAGTGCCTCATCGTGCCGAGCAGCGCCGCGCCGAAAATCGAGTATCTCAGCGAAATCCCGACCATCAAAGAAAGAAAGCCGGCCCCAAGGCCGGCTCTCCGTCTCGTTGTCGATAATACCTGACGGTTACTGGCCTGCGGCGCGGGCCAGTCCTTCGCGGCGGGACGACAGTTCTTCGGCCACGAGGAACGCCAGTTCCAGCGACTGCGATGCGTTCAGACGCGGGTCGCAGGCGGTGTGGTAGCGGTCGCTCAGGTCTTCGTCGGTGACAGCGCGGACCCCGCCGGTGCATTCGGTCACGTCCTTGCCGGTCATCTCGAAGTGGACGCCGCCCGGGATCGTGCCTTCGGCGTTATGCACTGCAAAGAAGTCGCGGACTTCGCGCAGGACGCTGTCGAACGGACGGGTCTTGTAGCCGGTCGACGACTTGATGGTGTTGCCGTGCATCGGGTCACAGGTCCAGACCACGTTGGCGCCCTCTTCCTGAACAGCCTTGATGAGGCGCGGCAGGTGTTCACCGACGTTGCCGGCGCCGAAACGTGCGATGAGGGTCAGACGGCCCGCTTCGTTGTTCGGGTTCAGCGTGTTCATCAGCGACTTGAGGTGGCCGGTGGTCATCGACGGGCCGCACTTCAGACCGATCGGGTTCTGGACGCCTTTGCAGAATTCGACGTGTGCGCCGTCGGGCTGACGGGTGCGGTCGCCGATCCAGATCATGTGGCCCGAACCTGCGAGCCACTTGCCCGAGGTCGAGTCCAGACGGCACAGGGCTTCTTCGTATTCCAGAAGCAGTGCTTCGTGGCTGGTGTAGAAGTCCACGGTCTGCATGGCGTGGCTGGCTTCGTCACGGATGCCAGCAGCTTCCATGAAGTCCAGCGTGTCGCTGATGCGGTTGGCCAGTTCGCGGTAACGTTCGGCTTCCGGCGAAGCGGTGAAGCCGAGGGTCCATGCGTGGACCTTGTGGACGTCTGCATAACCACCGGTCGAAAACGCGCGCAGCAGGTTCAGCGTGGCGGCAGCCTGCGTGTAGGCCTGCAGCATACGGTCGGCGTCGGGGATACGGGCTTCGGGGGTGAAATCAAAGCCGTTGACGATGTCACCGCGGTAGCTCGGCAGTTCCACGCCGCTGATGGTTTCGGTCGGCGCCGAACGCGGCTTGGCCATCTGGCCAGCCATGCGGCCGACTTTGACGACCGGCACTTTCGCGCCGTAGGTCAGAACCATCGCCATCTGCAGCATGACCTTGAAGGTGTCGCGGATGTTATCGGCGCTGAATTCGGCAAAGCTCTCTGCGCAGTCGCCGCCTTGAAGAAGGAAAGCGTCGCCGCGCGAGACAGCAGCCAGTTTTTCACGGAGACGGCGCGCCTCGCCTGCAAAGACCAAGGGCGGATAGCTTGCAAGCTTCGCTTCTACAGCGTTCAGCTTTGCCCCGTCCGTATACTCGGGCATCTGAACTCTGGGCTTGTTGCGCCAGTCAGATTTCTGCCACTCGGTCATTTTATTGCTCCATAATCTCTACTTAAGCGTACCGTATTACTGAATTAGCGGTAACGGCATGCCGTTTATAAAGACACGAGTCGTTTGAGCAATAAGCAAATGGTCATTCCGCTATAAGTAGTAATGAATTGCTCAATGGGATTTGCTTATGTCACGCCCCCTTGCGAAAGTTTTGTAAAAGTAGTTGAGGTTTTGACTGAATCTGCGCTGACTGGGTGGGCCATGGAACTAGAAATTCAAATTGTCGACGTCGACGCACCGGCAAAGCCGCGCCGCTTTGTTTTCGTGCTGCTCGACCAGTTCACCATGCTGCCATTTGCCAGCTCTATCGAGTGCCTGCGCATCGCCAACCGTATGAGTGAAAAGAAACTTTACGAGTGGGTGATTGCCGGTGACGGCGGTGAATTCGTCACCTGTTCGAACGGCGTTGAGTTCAAACTTCAGGCCGATTTGGACGAGCTGCTGCGCGATGACACCATCATGGTGTGCGGCGGTATCAAGGTGCAGTCCGCCACCAACCGCCGCATCGTCAACTGGCTGCGCCGTGAAGCGCGCCGCGGCGTTGTCGTGGGCGGTCTGTGTACTGCGGCTTACACGCTGGCGAAGTCCGGTCTGCTTGATGGCAAGCGCGCGACGATCCACTGGGAGAATCACGACAGCTTCTCGGAGGAGTTCGACGAGGTCGATCTGACAAAATCCGTGTTCGTTGTGGACGGCAATCGTCTGACGGCTGCGGGCGGCACCGCGTCGCTCGACCTGATGCTCAAGATCATTGCCGACGATCACGGTGAGGAACTGGCGAATGCGGTGGCCGACCAGCTGATCTATTCGTCGATCCGTACCGACCAGGATACCCAGCGTCTGTCGATCCCGACCCGCATCGGTGTGCGTCACCCGAAGCTGAGCAAGGTGATCCAGATGATGGAAAGCAACATCGAGGACCCGATCAGCCCCGCCCTGCTGGCCAAGGAAGTCGGCATGTCCACGCGCCAACTCGAACGCCTGTTTCGCCGCTACCTCGCGCGGTCGCCGAAGCGTTATTATATGGAGCTTCGCCTCCAGAAAGCGCGCAACCTGCTGATGCAGACGGACATGAGCGTGATCAACGTCGCACTGGCCTGCGGATTCGCGTCGCCGTCGCATTTCTCGAAGTGCTACCGCGCCCATTACGAGACCACGCCCTACCGCGAGCGCGGAAGTCACGGCAGCAAGCACTAAGTCGCTTTCGGCATCCGAACTGTCGCGTTTGTAGGCAAAAGGCAAAAAGGCGGGCAATCGCCCAGTTTCGGGGCAAAGTTCCGTTAGAGCGCACTTTTCTTTTCTCAAACGGCGTTCTAGCCTCACAAACGGATAAGATCATCCGATAGGGAGATAATTATGAAAAAACTGATGCTGGCCACCGCAGCCGCTGCACTCTTCGCAGGCGCTGCTTCGGCAGATGACATCAAGATGGGTGTGATCCTCGGCTTCACCGGCCCGATCGAATCCCTCACCCCCGACATGGCTGCTGGCGCAGAGCTGGCGATGAAAGAAGTTTCCGACTCCGGCAAGCTTCTGGGTGGCTCGACCGTCACTCCGATCCGCAAGGACTCGACCTGCATCGACTCGTCCGCTGCCGTCACCGCTGCTGAAGAACTGATCGCCGAAGGCGTATCGGGCATCTTCGGTGCTGACTGTTCGGGCGTCACCGGCGCTATCCTGACCAACGTTGCTGTTCCGAACGGCATGGTCATGGTTTCGCCCTCGGCAACCTCGCCGGGTCTGTCGACCGCCGAAGACAACGGCCTGTTCTTCCGCACCGCGCCGTCGGATGCCCGTCAGGGTGTCGTCATGGCCGAGCTGCTGATGGAGCAAGGCGTTGAATCGGTCGCTCTGACCTACATCAACTCGGACTACGGCAAGGGCCTCGCTGACAGCTTCCAGGAATCTTACGAAGAGCTCGGCGGCACTGTGACCATTTCGGCTGCACATGACGCAGGCAAAGGCGACTACTCGGCTGAAGTCGCGGCTCTCGCAGCTGCTGGCGGTGACCGTCTTGTCGTAGCTGGCTACGTTGACCAGGGCGGCGGCGATATCGTTCGCGCTTCGCTCGACGCTGGCGCATTCGACATGTTCCACTTCCCCGACGGCATGATCGGCGACGCACTGCCGGCAGCTTTCGGCACCGAGATCGAAGGTTCGTACGGTCAGGCTCCGGGTTCGGATAACCCTGGCTACCAGGCGTTCGTTCAGCTGGCGACCGACTTCAACGGCGAAGGCACCTACGCTTCGGAATCGTATGACGCGGCTGCTCTGATGCTGCTCGCCATGCAGGCTGCAAACAGCACCGATCCGTCGGTCTACAAGGACTACATCGAAACCGTTGCAAACGCTCCGGGCGAGCCGATCATGCCGGGCGACCTTGGTCGCGCGCTGGACATCCTCGCTTCGGGTGGTGACGTCGACCTCATCGGCGCAACCGGCGTCGAGCTGGTGAACGGCGGCGAAGCTGCCGGTTCGTACCGCGTTGTCACCTTCACCGACGGCGAGATGGTTACCGACAGCTACCGCTAATCGGTCATCTTTGCTATTTGGCGGCGCGGGGATCTATTCTCCGCGCCGTTTTCCATAATTGAGCGCGAACAATGCGCCGCCCCGGGGACTGATATGATTGTCGTTGAAAACCTCCATAAGCACTTCGGAGGGTTCCACGCTGTTGATGGAGCCAGCCTGCAAATCGAAAAAGGCACGATCACGGGACTGATCGGACCGAACGGTGCAGGTAAAACCACCCTGTTCAATGTGATCGCCGGTGTTCTGCCGCCGACCAGTGGCCGCGTCACGATGGATGGCGAGGATATCACCGGTCTGCCGCCGCACGAGTTGTTCGGCAAAGGCTTGCTGCGCACGTTCCAGATCGCGCACGAATTCCACTCGATGACCGTGCGCGAGAACCTGATGATGGTGCCCGCCGCCCAGACGGGCGAGACGCTGTGGAACACGTGGTTCGGCCGCAAGCGCATTGCGGACGAAGAGCGCGCGCTGCGTGCGAAGGCCGACGAGGTGCTCGAATTCCTGACCATCAGCCATCTGGCGGACGAAAAGGCCGGCAATATGTCGGGCGGTCAGAAAAAGCTGCTCGAACTGGGCCGTACGATGATGGTCGACGCCAAGATCGTGTTCCTCGACGAAGTCGGCGCGGGCGTGAACCGCACCCTGCTGATGACCATCGGTGACACGATCCTCCAGCTCAACAAAGAGCGCGGCTACACCTTTGTCGTCATCGAGCACGACATGGACTTCATCGGCAAAATCTGCGGTCCGGTCATCTGTATGGCCGAGGGCAAGAAGTTGGCCGAAGGATCGCTCGACGAGATCAAGTCGAACGAGCAGGTCATCGAAGCCTACCTCGGCACCGGTCTGAAGAACAAAGACAAGGTCGGCGCATGAAGGCGCTGATCACATCGGCGCTTATACTGGCGGCAGGCGCGGCAAATGCCGACTGCGTGACGCTGGACGAAGCGTTCGAGGTCTGCGATCTGGAAGGCACCACCGATGCGGGCGTGGAAGACAACTTCTACTTCATGCAAGTCGGGATCATGGAGATCGGAGAAAACTTCGATCAGGACGCAGTGCGCATCCACGGCGTCGGCCTGCCTGTCATGGACGGCATCGCGACCGAGATGGATGTGCTGGGACAAGAGGCCTATAGCTTTACCTCCATGCGCCCGAATACGCAGGTTTTCGAGATCCTTGACGCGCAGAAGCTTGATTGCGCCGCGCCCAGCCGCGTTATCGCCTACCGCACGGATGGTCTGATGGCGGTTTACACCATCTACACCATCCAAGACCGCTACGTTCTTTTCATGTCCAACGGCGCAAACGGCGACACGCCGCTTGCAGAACATGACCAGCTCATCAGCCAGTTCGGAGACCGGAACGGCCTGCGCAAGGATTGCGACATTGGCTGACCGTTTCCCCCTTTTCCTGAATTCGCGCGCCGTATGCGTGCCAAACACCCTTGTACGAGAGTGTCACACTCATGACTGAACCATTCCTCATCGGAGATACGATGACCGGCGGTTACGGCCGTGGTCCCGATATCCTCCATTCCTGCACGATTGCCGTGAACCCCGGCGAGATCGCTGTCATCGTCGGCCCGAACGGCGCCGGTAAATCGACCGCGATGAAGGCGGTTTTCGGGATGCTCAACGTCCGCAGCGGCTCGGTCCGTCTGGACGGCGAGGACATCACCACCCTGACGCCGCAAGAGCGCGTCCTCAAAGGCATGGGCTTCGTGCCGCAGGTCCGCAACATCTTTCCGTCGATGACCGTCGAAGAGAACCTCGAGATGGGCGCGTTCATCCGCACCGATAATTTCAAGGACACGATGGAGCAGGTCTACAGCCTTTTCCCGATCCTGCGCGACAAGCGTTACCAAGCCGCGGGCGAGCTTTCGGGCGGTCAGCGTCAGCAGGTGGCCGTGGGCCGCGCGCTGATGACCCAGCCGCGTGTTCTGCTGCTCGACGAGCCGACCGCTGGTGTATCGCCTGTCGTCATGGACGAGCTTTTCGACCGCATCATCGAAGTCAGCCGCACAGGGATGCCGATCCTCATGGTCGAACAGAACGCCAAGCAGGCGCTCGAAATCGCGGACCGCGCCTACGTGCTGGTCCAAGGCGCCAATGCTCACACCGGAACGGGTCAGGAAATGCTGAACGACCCCGTCGTCCGCCGCTCGTTCCTTGGAGGCTGAGATGGATTTTCTCAACGCGCTGGTCATGCTGACCAACTTCATCATCATTCCGGCGACCACCTACGGCGCGCAGCTTGCGCTGGGTGCTTTGGGCGTGACGCTGATCTACTCGATCCTGCGGTTCTCGAACTTCGCGCACGGCGACACGATGGCACTCGGTACTGTCGTCACGATCGGCATCACCGCGCTTTTCCAGTCGTGGGGCATCACGCTCGGACCGCTGCCGACCGCCCTGCTCGCCCTGCCCTTTGCCATCATCGTCACCTCGCTGGTGATGATCGGCACCGATCAGGTCGTCTATAAATTTTACCGCGCGAAAAAAGCTGCGACGATTGTGTTCGTGATGGCCTCGCTCGGCGTCATGTTCATGACTAACGGCGTGATCCGTTTCCTTGCTGGCGTGAAGGACATCAACTTCACCGACGGCGAGCGTTTCCTGATCCAGGCGCGCGCGTTCAAGGAATGGTCGGGCCTCGACCAGCCGCTGGCGCTTCGCACCACGCAGGCGCTGACGGTTGTCGTCGCGGTCATCGTCGTGGCCTGGCTGTTCTGGTTCCTCAACCGAACCCGCACGGGTAAATCCATGCGTGCCTATTCGGATAACGAGGATCTGGCGCTGCTGTCGGGCATCAACCCGAACCGCGTTGTCATGGTCACTTGGCTGATCGTCGGCATCCTGACCACGACTGCTGGTGTGCTCTACGGCCTCGACAAAAGCTATTCGCCCTTCACCTATTTCCAGCTGCTACTGCCGACCTTTGCGGCGGCTATCGTTGGCGGTCTGGGCAGCCCGCTGGGCGCTATCGCTGGTGGTTTCGTCGTCGCCTATTCGGAGGTCGTCGTGACCTACGTCTGGCGCGCCGTTGCAGGGTACGTCCTGCCTGAGAACCTACAGCCCGAGGGCCTGCTCCAGCTGCTTTCGACCGACTACAAAATCGCGGTGAGCTTCACGATCCTCGTCATCGTGCTGCTGTTCAAGCCCACCGGCATCTTCAAAGGACAATCGGTATGAGCCAGTCCAACCGTGTGATCTTTTACTTCGCCCTCGTCGCGATCCTTTTCCTGCTCGAAGGTCTGACCAACTTCTGGATCTTCACCGGAAGCTGGGACACCTCGGTCTCCATCCTCAACATGGCGCTGGTTTCGGCGGTCATGGCGCTGGGTGTGAACCTGCAATGGGGCTACGCTGGCCTTTTCAACGTCGGCATCATGGGCTTCACCGCTCTGGGCGGCCTCGCGGTCGTCATCACCTCCATGCAGCCCGTCGGCGAAGCATGGGAGGCCGGCGGTGCGCGCGTTCTGGCGGGCCTGCTGATCGGTGCACTGACCATCGGCCTGACGATCATGCTGCGCACCAAGCTGCCCAAGGGCAACGCCCGCGCGGTGTTCACCATCGTCGTGCTGGTCGGCGGCTTCTTCATTTACCGTTCGGTCTTCGATCCGGGTGTTGAAGCGATCGAAGCCGTGAACCCCTCCGTTGCCGGTTACCTTGGCGGTCTGGGCCTGCCCGTGTTGCTGTCGTGGCCGGTTGGTGGCCTGCTGGCAGCTGGTGCTGCGTGGATCATCGGCAAAACCGCACTGGGCCTGCGTTCGGACTATCTGGCCATCGCGACCCTCGGTATCGCCGAGATCATCGTCGCCGTGATCAAGAACGAAGGCTGGCTGTCCCGCGGCGCCAAGAACGTCAACGGCCTGCCCCGTCCGGTCCCGAACCCCGTGGACCTGCAAGCCGATCCCGCCTTCATCGAGGCTGCCGCCCGCTTCGGCATGTCGCCGGTTGAAGCGTCGACGCTCTACATCAAACTCGGCTACGCACTGCTCTTCACTGCCGTTCTGGTGATCGTCCTGATCCTCGCCCAGCTGGCCCGCCACTCCCCGTGGGGCCGCATGATGCGCGCGATCCGCGATAACGAGACCGCAGCCCGCGCCATGGGCAAGAACGTCACCGCGCGCCACCTGCAAATCTTCATCCTCGGCTCCGCGATCTGCGGCATCGCCGGTGCGATGATGACTACGCTCGATGGCCAGCTTGTGCCGACCACCTACAACCCGCTGCGCTTCACCTTCCTCATCTGGGTGATGGTGATCGTCGGCGGCTCGGGCAACAACATCGGCTCGCTCCTCGGCGCGTTCCTGATCTGGTGGCTCTATGTGAAGGTCGAACCGATGGGCCAGTGGCTCGCGCAGGTCTCCACCGCTGGCCTTGATCCGAACAACTGGTTCGCGGTCCGCATGACAGACGCCGCGCCGCATATGCGCCTCTTCACCATGGGGCTTATCCTGCTCCTGGTGCTGCGGTTCAACCCGCGCGGCCTCGTCCCCGAAAGATAAGAACACCAAGGGCCGCCACGCGCGGCCCTTTCTTCATTCTGACCCAAATACCTCGGGGGAGCGGCGCAGCCGCGGGGGCAGAGCCCCCTCTTGCCCGAGTGGTCAAAAGCGCTATAGCTCACGCCCATGAATGAATTGATTACAGCCTTCACCACGCTCTTCGTGATTATCGACCCCATCGGTCTCGCGCCGCTCTTTGTCGCGATGACGGCGGGCATGTCCGATAGCAAACGCCGCGCCATCGGTCTGCGCGCTTGCGTCATCGCGTTTGCGATCCTGTGTATCTTCGCCTTCTTCGGCGAGGCTGTGCTCGGCTTCATCGGCATCGGCCTGCCCGCGTTCCGCATCTCGGGCGGTATCCTTCTGTTCCTCACCGCGCTTGAAATGCTGTTCCAAAAACGTCAGGCCCGCCGCGAGAACAACGCAGAGGACGCGCATGAGGACCACGGTGACGATCCCTCGGTCTTCCCGATTGCCATCCCGCTCATTGCAGGTCCCGGTGCCATCGCGACGATGATCCTTCTGATGGACCGTGCCGAGGGCTTCGCAGGCTCGATCTCCATCATCGCCGTGCTTGCCTTCGTGCTGGCGATTGTCTTCGTGCTCTTCCTGATTTCGGGCTCGCTGGAGCGCATCTTGGGCAAGGTCGGAGTCAACGTCGTCACCCGCCTTCTCGGCCTTTTGCTGGCCGCATTGGCGATCCAGTTCATTCTTGATGGCCTTAGGTCTTTCGGTCTGGCCGTTTAATCCTAAATATAGGTGCATGAGCCAAAACGAGATCATGCGTCTGACATACTTGGGACTGATCGTCATCGCCGTGCTGATCGGCGTGCTGGCGACGTCGCGTGGTCGTTTCGGCCAAGTGGCCCGTAACTTCGGCATCTGGGCGGTGATTATCGGCGGCACGACCTTTGCGGTCGGCACCTATCAGGGCGCGGGCTTCATGCCCTTCCAGACGCAAGCGGAATTGCAGGATGGCCGGATCGAGCTGACCATGCAGCGCGACGGGCATTATTACCTGACAGCGCTGGTGAACGGCGTTCCGATCGAATTCGTCGTTGATACCGGCGCGAGCCATGTCGTGCTGACCGAAGAGGACGCCAAGCGGCTCGGGTTCAAAGCGGATGACCTGCGTTTTGTCGGCTCAGCCACCACCGCAAATGGTATCGTTCAAACCGCGCCAGTGCGTCTGGAGACGGTCGAGCTCGGACCGATCCTCGACCGCAATGTCCGCGCGGTGGTTAACGGCGGCCCCATGCGGGACTCGCTGCTGGGCATGAGTTATCTCTCGCGCTTCGAGAAGATCGAGATTACCCGCGGGCGCCTGATCCTCACCCGCTAATGCTTGATCTTGAACTGTTTGTTCGTCAGACGCGCCCGCTCGAAACTTGCCGTGTCCTCGATCGAGTTATGCGCCGGAACTTCGGCGCATTGGGCCAGTTGGTCGAGCTTGGACTCGTTGCCCCATGTGAAGCGGATTTCGATGTCGTGCGGATCGTCGAAGGCAGCGAGCGCGAGGAACTGATAGCTCCGGCTTGCGCGCGAGAAATAGAGCGTCGTGCCACACTCCTTGCAGAACCCGCGTCCAACGCCTTCGGAACTGCTGAACGTGTTCGGCAGGCCCTTGGTCCACGTCAGCGCGGGGTTGGCCACGCCGACCCAGCCCATCGCCATCCCGCCCGAAGCCCTTTGGCACATCCTGCAGAAACAGACGTGAGCATTATCCAGCAGTTGCGAAGTGCGAAAACGCACTGCTCCGCACTGGCAGCCGCCTGTGTAAAGCGGCAGTTCGGATTTTCGAGACATACCGCCCCCGCAAAGAAAATAGTTAAGTGCACCTTGGTCAGGATTCAGCCTTCTTGACCCAGCGATGGCCTTCCTGCGCCCAATACTGTGCAGTGCAGCCTGCTCCGGTCAGCGTCTTCCATTGTTCTCGTGCTAGTTGAATTTCATCACCAAGTGTAGCGTCGAAAACGACCATCGCGCGCTCTAGACCGTCAACCTCTTCGGGGGCGACCTTAGCCCCGTGAACCGCCACCACGCAAGTCGGGTTATTCTTACGGTTGTGTGAGGAGGTCAGTAGGATCGGCTGCCGTGCATCGTGTTTTCCGCCCTCGACACCGTGGGGCAGAAATCCGTCGTCGGCCCCGCCCCAGAGTTTGGTATCGAGTTCCTTCAACCGGTCAGTGTCGGTGCCGCGCACTTCGATGCGCCATCCTGCGTCCAACGCCTTACCGAGCAGAAGCGGCAGCGCTTCCTCCAGCGGGCTTTCGGTCAGGTGGTAGAAGAACGCGGCACCCATGTCTTAGGCCTCGAAACGGTCGCGGATCAGGCGGTCGAGCGCACGCACACCCCAGCCCGTCGCGCCTTTGGGATGCAGTGGGCCGTCGGCTTTTTTCGATGCAACGCCCGCGATATCGAGGTGGATCCATGGGGTGTCGGGCTTCACGAAGCGCTGGAGGAACTGAGCCGCAGTGATCGAGCCGCCTTCACGGCCGCCGATGTTCTTCATGTCGGCGATGTTCGACTTCAGCAGCGCGTCATAACCGTCACCCAGCGGCATCCGCCATGCGCCCTCGTCCTCGACCTTGGCAGCGGCGAGGAAGTCGTCCGCCAGTTCGTCATTGTTCGAGAAGACGCCCGCGTTTTCCGACCCCAGCGCGATGATGATCGCACCGGTGAGCGTCGCGAGGTTGATCATCGCGGTCGGCTTGAAGCGGTCCTGCGCGTACCAGAGCACATCGGCCAGCACGAGGCGGCCTTCTGCGTCGGTGTTGATGATCTCAACGGTGTCGCCCTTCATCGATGCGACAACATCGCCCGGACGGGTCGCATTGCTGCCCGGCATGTTCTCGACAAGACCGACGAGGCCGACGACGTTCGCTTTGGCACCGCGGGTCGCGATGGCTTTCATGACGCCGGAAACAACGCCGGCGCCGCCCATGTCCATGGTCATGTCTTCCATACCAGCAGCGGGCTTGAGGCTGATACCGCCGGTGTCGAAGACGACGCCCTTACCGACGAGCGCGAACGGAGCTTCGTCACCGCCGCCGTTCCACTTCATCACGACGACTTTGGACGGGCTGGCGGAGCCTTGGCCCACGGCGAGCAGCGTGCGCATACCGAGCTCGTGCAGCTTGTCTTCTTCGAGGACTTCAACTTCAACGCCCAGTGCGCTGAGTTCCTGAAGTTTTTCAGCGAAGGTCGTGGTGGTCAGGATGTTCGCAGGCGCGTTCACCAGATCGCGGGTGAAGAA
Above is a window of Marivivens aquimaris DNA encoding:
- a CDS encoding DNA polymerase III subunit chi, which produces MGAAFFYHLTESPLEEALPLLLGKALDAGWRIEVRGTDTDRLKELDTKLWGGADDGFLPHGVEGGKHDARQPILLTSSHNRKNNPTCVVAVHGAKVAPEEVDGLERAMVVFDATLGDEIQLAREQWKTLTGAGCTAQYWAQEGHRWVKKAES
- a CDS encoding class II 3-deoxy-7-phosphoheptulonate synthase, yielding MTEWQKSDWRNKPRVQMPEYTDGAKLNAVEAKLASYPPLVFAGEARRLREKLAAVSRGDAFLLQGGDCAESFAEFSADNIRDTFKVMLQMAMVLTYGAKVPVVKVGRMAGQMAKPRSAPTETISGVELPSYRGDIVNGFDFTPEARIPDADRMLQAYTQAAATLNLLRAFSTGGYADVHKVHAWTLGFTASPEAERYRELANRISDTLDFMEAAGIRDEASHAMQTVDFYTSHEALLLEYEEALCRLDSTSGKWLAGSGHMIWIGDRTRQPDGAHVEFCKGVQNPIGLKCGPSMTTGHLKSLMNTLNPNNEAGRLTLIARFGAGNVGEHLPRLIKAVQEEGANVVWTCDPMHGNTIKSSTGYKTRPFDSVLREVRDFFAVHNAEGTIPGGVHFEMTGKDVTECTGGVRAVTDEDLSDRYHTACDPRLNASQSLELAFLVAEELSSRREGLARAAGQ
- a CDS encoding MarC family protein, which translates into the protein MNELITAFTTLFVIIDPIGLAPLFVAMTAGMSDSKRRAIGLRACVIAFAILCIFAFFGEAVLGFIGIGLPAFRISGGILLFLTALEMLFQKRQARRENNAEDAHEDHGDDPSVFPIAIPLIAGPGAIATMILLMDRAEGFAGSISIIAVLAFVLAIVFVLFLISGSLERILGKVGVNVVTRLLGLLLAALAIQFILDGLRSFGLAV
- a CDS encoding GFA family protein yields the protein MSRKSELPLYTGGCQCGAVRFRTSQLLDNAHVCFCRMCQRASGGMAMGWVGVANPALTWTKGLPNTFSSSEGVGRGFCKECGTTLYFSRASRSYQFLALAAFDDPHDIEIRFTWGNESKLDQLAQCAEVPAHNSIEDTASFERARLTNKQFKIKH
- a CDS encoding branched-chain amino acid ABC transporter permease, producing the protein MSQSNRVIFYFALVAILFLLEGLTNFWIFTGSWDTSVSILNMALVSAVMALGVNLQWGYAGLFNVGIMGFTALGGLAVVITSMQPVGEAWEAGGARVLAGLLIGALTIGLTIMLRTKLPKGNARAVFTIVVLVGGFFIYRSVFDPGVEAIEAVNPSVAGYLGGLGLPVLLSWPVGGLLAAGAAWIIGKTALGLRSDYLAIATLGIAEIIVAVIKNEGWLSRGAKNVNGLPRPVPNPVDLQADPAFIEAAARFGMSPVEASTLYIKLGYALLFTAVLVIVLILAQLARHSPWGRMMRAIRDNETAARAMGKNVTARHLQIFILGSAICGIAGAMMTTLDGQLVPTTYNPLRFTFLIWVMVIVGGSGNNIGSLLGAFLIWWLYVKVEPMGQWLAQVSTAGLDPNNWFAVRMTDAAPHMRLFTMGLILLLVLRFNPRGLVPER
- a CDS encoding GlxA family transcriptional regulator; the protein is MELEIQIVDVDAPAKPRRFVFVLLDQFTMLPFASSIECLRIANRMSEKKLYEWVIAGDGGEFVTCSNGVEFKLQADLDELLRDDTIMVCGGIKVQSATNRRIVNWLRREARRGVVVGGLCTAAYTLAKSGLLDGKRATIHWENHDSFSEEFDEVDLTKSVFVVDGNRLTAAGGTASLDLMLKIIADDHGEELANAVADQLIYSSIRTDQDTQRLSIPTRIGVRHPKLSKVIQMMESNIEDPISPALLAKEVGMSTRQLERLFRRYLARSPKRYYMELRLQKARNLLMQTDMSVINVALACGFASPSHFSKCYRAHYETTPYRERGSHGSKH
- a CDS encoding ABC transporter substrate-binding protein, with translation MKKLMLATAAAALFAGAASADDIKMGVILGFTGPIESLTPDMAAGAELAMKEVSDSGKLLGGSTVTPIRKDSTCIDSSAAVTAAEELIAEGVSGIFGADCSGVTGAILTNVAVPNGMVMVSPSATSPGLSTAEDNGLFFRTAPSDARQGVVMAELLMEQGVESVALTYINSDYGKGLADSFQESYEELGGTVTISAAHDAGKGDYSAEVAALAAAGGDRLVVAGYVDQGGGDIVRASLDAGAFDMFHFPDGMIGDALPAAFGTEIEGSYGQAPGSDNPGYQAFVQLATDFNGEGTYASESYDAAALMLLAMQAANSTDPSVYKDYIETVANAPGEPIMPGDLGRALDILASGGDVDLIGATGVELVNGGEAAGSYRVVTFTDGEMVTDSYR
- a CDS encoding ABC transporter ATP-binding protein, whose amino-acid sequence is MIVVENLHKHFGGFHAVDGASLQIEKGTITGLIGPNGAGKTTLFNVIAGVLPPTSGRVTMDGEDITGLPPHELFGKGLLRTFQIAHEFHSMTVRENLMMVPAAQTGETLWNTWFGRKRIADEERALRAKADEVLEFLTISHLADEKAGNMSGGQKKLLELGRTMMVDAKIVFLDEVGAGVNRTLLMTIGDTILQLNKERGYTFVVIEHDMDFIGKICGPVICMAEGKKLAEGSLDEIKSNEQVIEAYLGTGLKNKDKVGA
- a CDS encoding retropepsin-like aspartic protease family protein, which translates into the protein MRLTYLGLIVIAVLIGVLATSRGRFGQVARNFGIWAVIIGGTTFAVGTYQGAGFMPFQTQAELQDGRIELTMQRDGHYYLTALVNGVPIEFVVDTGASHVVLTEEDAKRLGFKADDLRFVGSATTANGIVQTAPVRLETVELGPILDRNVRAVVNGGPMRDSLLGMSYLSRFEKIEITRGRLILTR
- a CDS encoding ABC transporter ATP-binding protein codes for the protein MTEPFLIGDTMTGGYGRGPDILHSCTIAVNPGEIAVIVGPNGAGKSTAMKAVFGMLNVRSGSVRLDGEDITTLTPQERVLKGMGFVPQVRNIFPSMTVEENLEMGAFIRTDNFKDTMEQVYSLFPILRDKRYQAAGELSGGQRQQVAVGRALMTQPRVLLLDEPTAGVSPVVMDELFDRIIEVSRTGMPILMVEQNAKQALEIADRAYVLVQGANAHTGTGQEMLNDPVVRRSFLGG
- a CDS encoding branched-chain amino acid ABC transporter permease produces the protein MDFLNALVMLTNFIIIPATTYGAQLALGALGVTLIYSILRFSNFAHGDTMALGTVVTIGITALFQSWGITLGPLPTALLALPFAIIVTSLVMIGTDQVVYKFYRAKKAATIVFVMASLGVMFMTNGVIRFLAGVKDINFTDGERFLIQARAFKEWSGLDQPLALRTTQALTVVVAVIVVAWLFWFLNRTRTGKSMRAYSDNEDLALLSGINPNRVVMVTWLIVGILTTTAGVLYGLDKSYSPFTYFQLLLPTFAAAIVGGLGSPLGAIAGGFVVAYSEVVVTYVWRAVAGYVLPENLQPEGLLQLLSTDYKIAVSFTILVIVLLFKPTGIFKGQSV